A genomic region of Vitis vinifera cultivar Pinot Noir 40024 chromosome 7, ASM3070453v1 contains the following coding sequences:
- the LOC100265884 gene encoding pto-interacting protein 1 gives MSCFGCCEDDDIHTAPESGNPFAAKNPAGNDGGYRHTDPAPKGTQAVKVQPIAVPPIPFDELKEITDNFGTSALIGEGSYGRVYYGLLKNGQAAAIKKLDASKQPDEEFLAQVSMVSRLKHDNFVELIGYCVDGGSRILAYEFASNGSLHDILHGRKGVKGAQPGPILSWAQRVKIAVGAARGLDYLHEKASPHIIHRDIKSSNVLLFDDDVAKIADFDLSNQAPDMAARLHSTRVLGTFGYHAPEYAMTGQLNAKSDVYSFGVVLLELLTGRKPVDHTLPRGQQSLVTWATPKLSEDKVRQCVDTRLGQDYPPKAVAKMAAVAALCVQYEADFRPNMSIVVKALQPLLNARPGPSGEVPNM, from the exons GAAATGATGGAGGTTATCGTCACACAGACCCTGCACCAAAGGGAACTCAAGCAGTTAAAGTCCAGCCTATTGCAGTCCCTCCCATTCCATTCGATGAACTGAAGGAAATTACAGATAACTTTGGAACAAGTGCTCTGATCGGAGAGGGCTCATATGGAAGAGTGTATTATGGGCTTCTGAAAAATGGGCAGGCTGCAGCAATCAAAAAATTAGATGCCAGCAAACAACCTGACGAGGAATTCTTAGCCCAG GTATCCATGGTATCAAGGCTGAAACATGACAATTTTGTTGAATTGATTGGTTATTGTGTTGATGGAGGTTCTCGTATTCTCGCCTATGAGTTTGCATCTAATGGATCTCTTCATGACATTCTTCATG GGAGGAAGGGAGTTAAAGGAGCACAACCTGGGCCCATTCTGTCATGGGCACAACGGGTAAAAATTGCAGTAGGAGCTGCAAGAGGGCTTGACTATCTGCATGAGAAGGCATCACCTCACATCATCCATCGTGACATTAAGTCCAGCAATGTGCTACTCTTTGATGATGATGTTGCTAAAATTGCTGATTTTGATTTGTCAAATCAAGCTCCAGATATGGCAGCACGACTTCATTCCACCCGTGTTCTTGGAACCTTTGGTTATCATGCTCCTGA ATATGCAATGACTGGACAGCTGAATGCAAAAAGTGATGTATATAGCTTTGGTGTTGTGCTGCTTGAGCTTCTGACAGGACGTAAACCTGTTGATCATACGTTACCTCGTGGGCAGCAGAGTTTAGTAACATGG GCTACACCAAAACTAAGTGAAGACAAGGTTAGGCAGTGTGTTGATACAAGACTAGGACAAGACTACCCTCCCAAGGCAGTTGCCAAG ATGGCTGCTGTTGCTGCCTTGTGCGTGCAATACGAAGCTGATTTCCGGCCAAACATGAGCATTGTTGTTAAAGCTCTCCAGCCTCTATTAAATGCCCGGCCTGGACCTTCCGGTGAAGTACCAAACATGTGA
- the LOC100253767 gene encoding uncharacterized protein LOC100253767, producing the protein MGGDGNGGTAARATLPAEPQYVSVKTSVWWDIENCQVPKGCDPHAIAQNISSALAKLYYSGPVSISAYGDTNRIPASVQQALSSTGIALNHVPAGVKDASDKKILVDMLFWAVDNPAPANYLLISGDRDFSNALHQLRMRRYNILLAQPQKASAPLIAAAKSVWLWTSLVAGGFPLTSGESSQLADCNNVFNPEMSQYPVPETMQTSQPVDSNSDGLSAGTQKFFSAGRVGDTKSKGKFIRKIANQPNITRASSVLVGIQESNSFSHQPEYTQGKQFKKAPHEFFGASESVVSANGSTPNYFQGNPDSSGINGNNFIGNPQDHYPHPLRPNNIPTQASFASNNLYPPNSYSHGFRPMPPRSEGPRFPSAPPANVPDISRLSMSEYPNYAQNPPNFHQRIGGEYKPYSSESPHPPGLNVPQKGYLPHTSQLLYQDTSSNRYPGGPDLPAHSSSPVGANSVSSNGVWGSQGCPQPSEYVQGLIGVILLTLNTLKTEKIMPTEVNISDCIRHGDPKHQNTDVRKALESAVEQQMVVKQNLGAVQLYVGKKERLWKCVNPIGGNPNQYPKATWDRIQMFLATSIGRSAIMASQCKYEAALILRNKCLEEFALGDVLQILNMLSTMKKWIVNHQSGWQPIKITLAETNTDINTETSA; encoded by the exons ATGGGAGGGGATGGAAACGGTGGCACAGCGGCGCGTGCGACGCTCCCGGCCGAGCCGCAGTACGTGTCGGTAAAGACGTCGGTGTGGTGGGACATCGAGAACTGCCAGGTCCCCAAGGGCTGCGATCCACACGCCATCGCTCAGAACATCAGTTCCGCGCTGGCCAAGTTGTACTACAGTGGTCCAGTCTCCATCTCAGCCTATGGAGATACAAATCGCATCCCGGCTTCTGTGCAGCAGGCGCTCTCCAGCACCGGCATCGCTCTCAATCACGTCCCCGCCG GTGTGAAAGATGCAAGTGACAAGAAGATTTTAGTTGATATGCTGTTCTGGGCGGTGGATAATCCTGCCCCAGCTAATTATTTGCTGATTTCTGGTGATAGAGATTTTTCTAATGCTCTCCATCAGTTGCGAATGAGAAGATATAACATACTTCTAGCACAACCACAAAAAGCATCTGCTCCGCTAATTGCTGCAGCAAAGAGTGTATGGTTATGGACAAGCCTTGTTGCTGGAGGATTCCCACTAACAAGTGGTGAATCATCACAACTTGCTGATTGTAACAATGTGTTCAACCCTGAAATGTCTCAGTATCCAGTTCCCGAGACCATGCAAACAAGCCAGCCTGTGGATTCCAATTCTGATGGTCTTTCTGCAGGAACTCAGAAGTTTTTTTCTGCGGGGAGGGTTGGTGATACTAAATCCAAAGGGAAATTCATCCGGAAAATtgcaaatcaaccaaacataacaagAGCTTCAAGTGTGCTAGTTGGGATTCAGGAGAGCAACAGTTTCTCTCACCAACCAGAATATACACAGGGAAAGCAGTTTAAGAAAGCTCCTCATGAATTCTTTGGTGCTAGTGAGTCTGTAGTATCTGCAAATGGGTCTACTCCCAATTACTTTCAAGGGAATCCTGACTCTTCAGGGATCAATGGCAATAACTTCATTGGAAATCCACAAGATCACTATCCTCATCCTTTGAGGCCAAACAACATCCCTACGCAAGCTAGTTTTGCTTCAAATAATCTGTATCCACCAAATTCTTATAGCCATGGTTTTCGACCAATGCCTCCCAGATCTGAAGGTCCGAGATTTCCCTCGGCTCCACCTGCAAATGTGCCTGATATTAGCCGGCTAAGTATGTCTGAATACCCCAACTATGCTCAAAATCCTCCTAATTTTCATCAACGCATTGGAGGAGAGTACAAACCATACTCTAGCGAGTCTCCACACCCACCAGGTTTAAATGTACCACAGAAAGGCTATCTCCCACACACAAGTCAGCTGCTCTACCAGGATACTTCAAGCAATAGGTATCCTGGTGGTCCTGATTTGCCAGCCCATTCGTCCTCCCCAGTGGGTGCCAACTCTGTTTCCAGTAATGGTGTGTGGGGCTCACAAGGATGTCCACAACCATCTGAATATGTGCAAGGTCTTATAGGGGTTATTCTACTTActttaaacaccttaaaaaCTGAAAAGATTATGCCTACTGAAGTGAATATAAGCGATTGCATTCGTCATGGAGATCCAAAACATCAAAATACTGATGTGAGAAAGGCCCTGGAAAGTGCTGTTGAGCAGCAAATGGTAGTGAAGCAAAATTTAGGTGCAGTACAGTTGTATGTTGGTAAAAAAGAGAGATTATGGAAGTGTGTGAACCCTATAGGTGGTAATCCTAATCAATATCCAAAAGCAACATGGGATAGAATTCAAATGTTTTTAGCTACCTCTATAGGACGATCAGCAATAATGGCTTCTCAATGCAA GTATGAGGCAGCATTGATTCTTAGAAACAAGTGCTTAGAAGAGTTTGCTTTGGGTGATGTGCTCCAGATCTTGAATATGCTAAGCACAATGAAGAAATGGATTGTAAATCATCAGTCAGGATGGCAACCAATTAAAATTACTCTTGCAGAGACAAATACTGATATAAATACTGAAACTTCTGCTTGA
- the LOC100260673 gene encoding nuclear envelope-associated protein 2 isoform X2 yields the protein MSRSSIIDLTSCFFFFLSLSQISVIFFELWLGFCASKKSAMPESKKPELDPLLRDLSEKKQIFRRNVVSLAAELKDARARLTLQQESCTRETLTRQVVEKRTSSMEDEICQLHKKLEERNYQLEAFASDANRFLKELDDIRLQLSGTRATADISVCSAQSAQLQCLALAKELNEKNSALKEHEDRANRLAEQLNMLHIDLEAREASQKQLKDEVLRIEKDIMQAVSRVEKGKNCELMKILDEVSPKNFEKIGGFLTMKDEEIGRLRDDIRVLSAHWERKTKELESQLEKNRRADQELKKRVLKLEFCLQEARSQTRKLQRIEERRDKALKEIREQFATKQRETADIAERQNFWESSTFKMVVSMSMLILVVFAKQ from the exons ATGTCTCGTTCCTCAATCATCGATCTTAcctcgtgtttttttttttttctctctctctctcaaatttCGGTAATCTTCTTTGAACTTTGGCTTGGATTCTGCGCT TCTAAGAAATCAGCGATGCCGGAATCGAAGAAGCCAGAGTTGGACCCTTTGCTGAGGGATCTCAGTGAAAAGAAGCAAATTTTTCGGCGGAACGTTGTATCTTTGGCGGCCGAGCTCAAGGATGCTCGGGCTCGCCTAACTTTACAGCAAGAATCTTGCACTCGCGAAACCCTAACGAGACAG GTTGTGGAGAAGAGGACAAGTAGTATGGAGGATGAGATTTGCCAATTGCATAAAAAGCTAGAGGAGAGGAATTACCAACTGGAGGCTTTCGCATCCGATGCAAACAGG TTTCTCAAAGAACTGGATGATATCAGATTGCAGCTTTCGGGCACTCGAGCAACTGCTGATATCAGTGTATGTTCAGCTCAATCGGCACAGCTTCAATGTTTGGCACTGGCAAAGGAGTTAAATGAGAAGAATAGTGCGTTAAAAGAGCATGAGGATCGTGCCAATAGGCTTGCAGAGCAACTAAACATGCTGCACATTGATCTTGAAGCAAGGGAAGCTTCACAAAAGCAACTGAAAGATGAAGTTCTGAGAATTGAGAAAGATATTATGCAAGCAGTTTCCAGAGTTGAGAAAGGAAAGAACTGTGAATTAATGAAAATCTTGGATGAGGTCTCTCCaaaaaattttgagaagatCGGTGGATTTTTAACAATGAAGGATGAAGAAATAGGCAGATTGAGGGATGACATTAGGGTCCTCTCTGCACATTGGGAGCGTAAAACTAAGGAATTGGAGTCTCAG TTGGAGAAAAATCGAAGAGCTGATCAGGAATTGAAGAAGAGAGTACTGAAGTTGGAATTTTGTCTTCAAGAAGCTCGGTCACAGACAAGAAAACTCCAAAGG ATCGAAGAACGGAGGGACAAAGCTCTGAAAGAAATTAGAGAACAATTTGCAACAAAGCAACGGGAGACAGCTGATATTGCAGAGAGACAGAATTTCTGGGAAAGCTCAACCTTCAAGATGGTGGTCTCTATGTCAATGTTAATCCTTGTTGTATTTGCAAAACAGTAG
- the LOC100255602 gene encoding probable sugar phosphate/phosphate translocator At3g17430, translating to MVGKQLLLTYLYLLVYILLSSGVILYNKWVLSPKYFNFPYPITLTMIHMGFSGAVAFFLIRVMKVVSPVKMTFEIYATCVIPISAFFAASLWFGNTAYLHISVAFIQMLKALMPVATFLVAVVCGTDKLRCDVFLNMLLVSVGVVISSYGEIHFNVVGTLYQVTGIFAEALRLVLTQVLLQKKGLTLNPITSLYYIAPCSFVFLFVPWYLLEKPGMEVSQNQFSFWIFFSNAVCALALNFSIFLVIGRTGAVTIRVAGVLKDWILIALSTVIFPESVITGLNIIGYAIALFGVVMYNYLKIREGRASQPTEGIPERVKDLKTEKRSSDLFAANVGNNSNNGGKNGWNGSASDSNADEEAPLIPPSLRMSHLGRQLSGHTA from the exons ATGGTtggaaaacaacttttattgaCTTACTTATACCTTCTAGTTTACATACTGCTCTCATCAGGAGTTATTTTGTACAACAAG TGGGTCCTCTCCCCAAAGTACTTCAATTTTCCATACCCAATAACTCTTACTATGATTCATATGGGATTTTCTGGTGCAGTGGCATTCTTCCTTATCCGTGTGATGAAG GTTGTATCACCTGTCAAGATGACATTTGAAAT ATATGCTACATGTGTGATTCCTATTAGTGCCTTCTTTGCAGCAAGCCTATG GTTTGGTAACACGGCCTATTTGCACATTTCTGTGGCCTTCATCCAGATGCTCAAAGCCCTAA TGCCTGTGGCAACATTTCTTGTGGCTGTTGTCTGTGGAACTGACAAATTAAGGTGTGACGTCTTCTTGAACATGCTGCTGGTCAGTGTTGGAGTCGTCATTTCCTCGTATGGGGAAATTCATTTTAATGTAGTGGGCACACTGTACCAGGTTACGGGAATATTTGCTGAAGCTCTTAGGCTGGTCTTAACCCAAGTTCTTCTTCAAAAAAAGGGCTTAACACTAAATCCTATTACCAGCTTATATTACATAGCTCCTTGCag TTTTGTGTTTCTCTTTGTTCCTTGGTATTTACTGGAGAAGCCTGGAATGGAAGTTTCACAGaatcagttcagtttctggatATTTTTCTCGAATGCTGTTTGTGCTCTAGCCCTGAATTTCTCAATATTCTTAGTAATTGGTAGAACTGGAGCAGTAACCATCCGAGTTGCTGGTGTTTTGAAGGACTGGATACTAATTGCCCTGTCAACTGTTATATTTCCTGAATCCGTAATAACAGGGCTTAACATTATCGGCTATGCAAttg CTTTATTTGGTGTTGTCATGTATAACTACTTGAAGATCAGGGAAGGCCGTGCATCTCAACCTACTGAAGGTATCCCAGAAAGAGTAAAG GACctaaaaacagagaaaaggtCATCCGATCTATTTGCAGCCAACGTTGGTAATAACAGCAACAATGGAGGAAAGAATGGTTGGAATGGTTCTGCTTCAGACTCAAATGCGGATGAAGAAGCACCCCTAATTCCTCCTTCCTTGAGGATGTCTCATCTTGGGCGCCAGCTTAGTGGGCACACAGCATGA
- the LOC100260673 gene encoding nuclear envelope-associated protein 2 isoform X1, with amino-acid sequence MPESKKPELDPLLRDLSEKKQIFRRNVVSLAAELKDARARLTLQQESCTRETLTRQVVEKRTSSMEDEICQLHKKLEERNYQLEAFASDANRFLKELDDIRLQLSGTRATADISVCSAQSAQLQCLALAKELNEKNSALKEHEDRANRLAEQLNMLHIDLEAREASQKQLKDEVLRIEKDIMQAVSRVEKGKNCELMKILDEVSPKNFEKIGGFLTMKDEEIGRLRDDIRVLSAHWERKTKELESQLEKNRRADQELKKRVLKLEFCLQEARSQTRKLQRIEERRDKALKEIREQFATKQRETADIAERQNFWESSTFKMVVSMSMLILVVFAKQ; translated from the exons ATGCCGGAATCGAAGAAGCCAGAGTTGGACCCTTTGCTGAGGGATCTCAGTGAAAAGAAGCAAATTTTTCGGCGGAACGTTGTATCTTTGGCGGCCGAGCTCAAGGATGCTCGGGCTCGCCTAACTTTACAGCAAGAATCTTGCACTCGCGAAACCCTAACGAGACAG GTTGTGGAGAAGAGGACAAGTAGTATGGAGGATGAGATTTGCCAATTGCATAAAAAGCTAGAGGAGAGGAATTACCAACTGGAGGCTTTCGCATCCGATGCAAACAGG TTTCTCAAAGAACTGGATGATATCAGATTGCAGCTTTCGGGCACTCGAGCAACTGCTGATATCAGTGTATGTTCAGCTCAATCGGCACAGCTTCAATGTTTGGCACTGGCAAAGGAGTTAAATGAGAAGAATAGTGCGTTAAAAGAGCATGAGGATCGTGCCAATAGGCTTGCAGAGCAACTAAACATGCTGCACATTGATCTTGAAGCAAGGGAAGCTTCACAAAAGCAACTGAAAGATGAAGTTCTGAGAATTGAGAAAGATATTATGCAAGCAGTTTCCAGAGTTGAGAAAGGAAAGAACTGTGAATTAATGAAAATCTTGGATGAGGTCTCTCCaaaaaattttgagaagatCGGTGGATTTTTAACAATGAAGGATGAAGAAATAGGCAGATTGAGGGATGACATTAGGGTCCTCTCTGCACATTGGGAGCGTAAAACTAAGGAATTGGAGTCTCAG TTGGAGAAAAATCGAAGAGCTGATCAGGAATTGAAGAAGAGAGTACTGAAGTTGGAATTTTGTCTTCAAGAAGCTCGGTCACAGACAAGAAAACTCCAAAGG ATCGAAGAACGGAGGGACAAAGCTCTGAAAGAAATTAGAGAACAATTTGCAACAAAGCAACGGGAGACAGCTGATATTGCAGAGAGACAGAATTTCTGGGAAAGCTCAACCTTCAAGATGGTGGTCTCTATGTCAATGTTAATCCTTGTTGTATTTGCAAAACAGTAG